A region of Haliotis asinina isolate JCU_RB_2024 chromosome 7, JCU_Hal_asi_v2, whole genome shotgun sequence DNA encodes the following proteins:
- the LOC137290901 gene encoding PHD finger protein 24-like has protein sequence MGSASSRRKANKSKIKTVTLSESAHASGKSKGSSKKGGKSSKTSSNNSSNDIIPWDAQSNSVKVTDKTRVFQRSKSEPAVKTNLNSSLSTSLRFSDFCKIVRKERVETDEIKPIYIPYITTHKTTPDSLCHICSVYTGSEVYSCAVCFRVYHESCLTKIGQCQNEAVKYLHASQSASGWSCHLCDNVSNLLTEEEMIGLLDMFRKCNVTAGEDLTRDQYFSYRKQHYKGQLGTEMTSDELRDELLVVSQLSKGLTGHVSWSNFLNHEALKVLERRNKNSLVRYLTDPEIECAREMVKPRDKTGRGDISRDDLLRLTSQFDQIFHVTYRQEKIEFADDDLTGNVNWDRFLRDMSVFIIAGRLNIFRQAVADAKKCAHAEMVSQQTVAKSTSSVTITTKPTTRKVTSRSLYVINSAYGRLLGDTRAQKRPMSLA, from the exons ATGGGTTCCGCGTCTTCCCGAAGGAAAGCAAACAAAAGTAAGATAAAAACAGTCACCTTGTCTGAATCAGCTCACGCGTCTGGGAAATCGAAGGGGAGTTCCAAAAAGGGTGGAAAGAGCAGTAAAaccagcagcaacaacagcagcaacgaCATCATCCCCTGGGACGCGCAGAGCAACAGCGTCAAGGTGACGGACAAGACACGAGTGTTCCAGAGGAGCAAGTCAGAACCTGCAGTAAAGACAAATCTCAACAGCTCCCTCTCTACCTCTCTACGTTTCAGTGACTTCTGTAAGATAGTGCGGAAAGAGAGGGTAGAAACGGACGAGATAAAGCCTATCTACATTCCCTACATCACGACGCACAAG ACGACACCCGACAGTCTGTGCCATATATGCAGTGTATATACCGGAAGTGAGGTATACTCATGCGCCGTATGCTTCCGTGTGTATCACGAAAGTTGTTTGACAAAAATCGGACAATGCCAGAACGAGGCTGTGAAGTACCTGCATGCGAGCCAATCAGCATCTGGTTGGAGTTGTCACCTTTGC GACAATGTAAGCAATCTGTTAACGGAAGAAGAGATGATAGGACTTCTCGACATGTTCCGCAAGTGTAACGTCACAGCAG GTGAAGATCTCACCAGAGATCAATATTTCTCCTACCGGAAGCAGCACTACAAGGGGCAGCTGGGAACGGAAATGACGTCAGATGAATTGAGGGATGAGCTGCTAGTTGTCAGTCAACTAAGCAAGGGGTTGACTGGCCATGTCTCTTGGAGCAACTTCCTGAATCATGAGGCTCTCAAAGTGCTCGAAAGAAGGAACAAA AACTCCTTGGTCCGTTACCTGACTGACCCGGAAATAGAGTGTGCCAGAGAGATGGTAAAACCACGAGACAAGACAGGCCGGGGGGACATATCCCGCGATGATTTACTGCGTCTAACATCACAATT TGATCAGATCTTCCACGTGACCTACAGACAAGAAAAGATTGAATTTGCCGACGACGACCTCACAGG GAACGTCAACTGGGACCGATTCCTCAGGGATATGTCCGTATTCATCATAGCAGGGAGGCTCAACATATTCAGACAGGCTGTGGCGGACGCTAAGAAGTGCGCACATGCTGAGATGGTCTCCCAGCAAACGGTAGCCAAGTCAACCTCTTCTGTTACCATAACAACCAAACCGACGACTCGCAAGGTGACATCACGGTCGTTGTACGTTATCAACAGCGCCTATGGGCGACTTCTTGGGGACACACGAGCTCAGAAGAGGCCTATGTCCCTGGCATAG